In Malassezia japonica chromosome 2, complete sequence, one DNA window encodes the following:
- a CDS encoding uncharacterized protein (TransMembrane:1 (o34-56i); EggNog:ENOG503P63J), translating into MVPRSAMRGVRAYSQAPPRLVGAQPTIRGPMRPFTSGVLGFLLGFSAAGVAGLYWLQREYRSASNSVLASSARLTDSATNVTGYLDRLNLLEARMREVSGDAMSRTEANTAAESLRKLYADLFEETHELRERMWELEHETFATRKRQDPPSWAPPLKDTVRLPPVRLV; encoded by the exons ATggtgccgcgcagcgcgatgcgggGCGTCCGGGCGTACTCtcaggcgccgccgcggcttgtcggtgcgcagcccACGATTCGTGGGCCCATG cgtcCCTTTacgagcggcgtgcttgGATTTCTCCTGGGCTTTAGCGCAGCAGGCGTCGCTGGCCTGTACTGGCTCCAGCGCGAGTACCGCAGCGCGTCCAACTCGGTGCTGGCGAGCAGTGCGCGCTTGACGGACAGCGCGACGAAC GTGACGGGCTATTTGGACCGCCTGAacctcctcgaggcgcgcatgcgcgaggTCAGCGGCGACGCCATGTCCAGGACGGAGGCGAACACGGCTGCAgagtcgctgcgcaagcttTACGCCGACCTCTTTGAAGAGACGCATGAGCTCCGCGAGCGCATGTGGGAGCTGG AACACGAGACGTTTGCAACGCGCAAGCGGCAGGATCCCCCGTCgtgggcgccgccgctcaaGGATACGGTGCGTCTGCCGCCTGTACGCCTCGTATAG
- a CDS encoding uncharacterized protein (EggNog:ENOG503Q46Y; BUSCO:EOG09264CND; COG:S): MASREAIVVDDADDAPSAAPRSLASIIPDRAQLERERLARAAKRAAQAVDRAPTAGPSTMAGPSTPQRAQADWGSYVPKRRAGAATSASGPYAGWKSADVPRASPSSETSPRYTPISAADRFWRGAIKATYNRYARPAKAGTRLGEALLPATATSANGLQRVLLTSYDVEMEWLLTLFPSVPVTYIGNPPPGDPRRDPSVPRPGLYPCNGVSNWEMGIPSKPHPRALQHSKLILLYFTTHLRVIISTGNLSQVDWTRYENLFYVQDFPPASDASPEPPSPRASGDAFRTDLERVLTSLSLPRTHAAYTALATYSFTRAAAHIVASWPQPPVHGWPAMEHCGVARLGRVVRTIGARSDKMLLEAQGSSLGVYERRWLEQFYVLASGRDVTGVLPFAGRASGPGASSEFLKLTGETSWPPVRILFPTQRYVEQTFVEGPPGAGCFFAKVDDFHKRELRPLFYQPVSCRGDILMHAKSLVATGPASQGWVYLGSANFTRAAWGTVAGTPERPTLSVNNWELGIVLPLDSTDVDGSAADAIPYRRPPAPNLALADGEVYSQPAATGVGIHESTQLVAAIDALKRHGNPVRLEDFALMNGLQSLLDSKNGLYKRFSEHPKVQYDEKTDLWSYKPDYNVHSTADVVTLLRDKYYHPAALTPASAAAGMRVAELRESYPPAREAIEELVNAEPFEDRQVLALRGKRDGAIKHVFWNPIQGEEVRPIDNEFKELWRSLRVPDVVDLTTDLESEGLSATKEIDNAPKAQASAPAQRGRKSRRGAAPRKFKLQNTHLQGVDLSKDFVKQ; the protein is encoded by the exons ATGGCGTCACGCGAGGCAATTGTCGTAGacgacgcggacgacgcaccgagtgcggcgccgcgctcgctcgcTAGCATTATACCggaccgtgcgcagctcgagcgcgagaggctggcgcgcgcggcgaagcgcgcggcTCAGGCCGTGGACCGTGCGCCGACCGCAGGGCCGAGCACCATGGCGgggccgtcgacgccgcagcgcgcccaG GCAGACTGGGGCTCGTACGTGCCcaagcggcgtgccggtgccgcgacgtcggcctcggggCCGTACGCAGGCTGGAAGTCGGCAGACGTGCCTCGCGCGTCTCCTAGCAGCGAGACGTCACCGCGGTATACCCCCATCTCGGCTGCGGACCGCTTCTGGCGCGGAGCAATCAAG GCGACCTACAACCGCTATGCGCGGCCCGCCAaggccggcacgcgcctcggtgaGGCTCTGCTGCCGgccacggcgacgagcgccaacgggctgcagcgcgtcctgcTCACCTCGTACGATGTCGAGATGGAATGGCTGCTTACTCTCTTCCCCTCGGTACCCGTGACGTACATCGGCAATCCCCCGCCCGGCGACCCTCGACGTGACCCCAGCGTCCCAAGGCCTGGCTTGTATCCGTGCAATGGCGTGTCGAATTGGGAAATGGGCATTCCTTCCAAGCCCCACccccgcgcgctgcagcacagTAAGCTGATCCTCCTGTACTTTACGACTCACCTGCGCGTGATCATCTCGACCGGTAACCTGTCGCAAGTCGACTGGACGCGCTACGAAAAC CTCTTTTACGTGCAAGATTTTCCGCCGGCCAGTgacgcgtcgcccgagcctccgtcgccgcgcgcgtccggcgACGCATTCCGCACGGacctcgagcgtgtgctCACGTCGCTCAGTCTCCCCCGCACGCATGCCGCCTATACAGCCCTCGCGACGTACTCGTTCacgcgcgcagccgcgcatATCGTCGCGAGCTGGCCGCAGCCTCCTGTGCACGGCTGGCCAGCGATGGAGCActgcggcgtggcgcgtctcgggcgTGTGGTGCGCACTAttggcgcgcgcagcgatAAAATGttgctcgaggcgcaggggtcgtcgctcggcgtgtacgagcgccgctggcTCGAGCAGTTCTACGTGCTGGCCAGCGGCCGCGACGTGACGGGCGTACTCCCATTTGCCGGGCGTGCGAGTGGCCCtggcgcctcgagcgagttCCTCAAGCTCACTGGAGAGACGTCGTGGCCGCCCGTGCGCATCCTCTTTCCCACGCAGCGCTATGTCGAGCAGACCTTTGTCGAGGGCCCCCCTGGTGCGGGGTGCTTCTTTGCCAAGGTCGACGACTTTCacaagcgcgagctgcgccccCTGTTCTACCAGCCGGTGTCGTGTCGCGGCGACATTCTCATGCATGCCAAGTCGCTCGTGGCTACCGGCCCCGCGTCCCAGGGATGGGTGTACCTCGGCAGTGCGAACTTTacgcgggcggcgtgggGCACAGtcgccggcacgcccgagcgcccGACGCTCTCGGTGAACAACTGGGAGCTGGGTATTGTCCTCCCTCTAGACTCTACGGATGTGGACGGAAGCGCAGCCGACGCCATCCCCTACCGGCGCCCTCccgcgcc GAACCTTGCGCTGGCCGATGGCGAGGTGTATAGCCAGCCGGCTGCGACCGGTGTTGGTATCCACGAGAGTACACAGCTCGTGGCGGCGATCGATGCGCTGAAA cgccatGGCAACCCGGTGCGGCTCGAAGACTTTGCGCTGATGAACGGCCTGCAGTCGCTGCTGGACAGCAAGAACGGGCTGTACAAGCGCTTCTCCGAGCACCCCAAGGTGCAGTATGACGAAAAGACGGATTTGTGGAGCTACAAG CCCGACTACAATGTGCACAGCACCGCCGACGTCGTgacgctgctgcgtgaCAAGTACTACCACCCCGCGGCGCTGACCCCCGcgtccgcggcggcgggcatGCGTGTCGCCGAGCTACGTGAGTCGTATCCccccgcgcgcgaggcgatcgaggAGCTGGTCAATGCCGAGCCCTTTGAGGACCGCCAGgtgctggcgctgcgtggcaAGCGCGATGGCGCGATCAAGCACGTCTTTTGGAACCCCATCCAAGGCGAGGAGGTGCGGCCGATTGACAACGAGTTCAAGGAGCTGTGGCGTAGCCTGCGCGTGCCCGACGTGGTGGACCTCACGACGGACCTCGAGAGCGAGGGCCTCAGTGCGACCAAAGAGATTGACAATGCGCCGAAGGCCCAGGCGAGTGCGCCCGCGCAGCGTGGGCGCAAGAGCCGgcgtggcgccgcgccgcgcaagtTCAAGCTGCAAAACACGCATTTGCAAGGCGTGGACCTGAGCAAGGACTTTGTCAAGCAGTGA
- the tmk2 gene encoding mitogen-activated protein kinase (COG:T; EggNog:ENOG503NVP2), with product MSLSTEHPHRVQANVLSQTFWVDPAYNVTKGLGQGAYGCVASAVHRASGESIAIKRISNVFTKRILSKRALREIKLLRHFRGHKNITCLYDLDITNPQAFNEVYLYEELMEADLHAIIRSGQPLSDAHFQSFIYQTLCGLKYIHSANVLHRDLKPGNLLVNADCELKICDFGLSRGFDAEANTVVPGAQEFMTEYVATRWYRAPEIMLSHQNYTTAIDLWSVGCILAELLGRRPLFKGRDYVDQLNQILYYLGTPPDDMLARIASPRAQQYINSLPFKPQIPFEQLYPDANPLALDLLRRLLAFDPAERITCDEALRHPYLAVWHDPADEPTCGAKFDFSFEQIDDIEGMKKLILNEVISFRREVRLQAQARQQMLRETSAQEVPPVVPTAEAIPPEASPYEHTPPSGSRRQDTLPVPSRAEIERSAPEQSTYSILGESVSAQGHPCAERNEMVAESDVMEDPYESLNRQIGAHPVQQY from the exons ATGAGTCTCTCCACCGAGCATCCCCACCGCGTCCAGGCGAACGTCCTATCGCAGACCTTCTGGGTAGACCCGGCGTACAACGTCACGAAAGGGCTCGGCCAGGGCGCGTACGGCTGTGTGGCTTCGGCCGTGCACCGTGCGTCGGGCGAGAGCATCGCGATTAAGCGCATCTCGAACGTCTTTACGAAGCGCATCCTGTCcaagcgcgcgctgcgcgagatcAA ATTGCTCCGCCACTTTCGCGGGCACAAGAACATCACCTGCCTGTACGACCTGGATATTACGAATCCCCAGGCGTTTAACGAGGTGTACCTCTACGAGGAGCTCATGGAGGCCGACTTGCACGCCATCATCCGCTCGGGCCAGCCGCTGAGCGATGCCCACTTCCAGTCGTTTATCTACCAGACGCTCTGCGGCCTGAAGTACATCCACAGCGCCAACGTCCTCCACCGCGACCTCAAGCCGGGCAACCTCCTGGTCAACGCCGACTGCGAGCTGAAGATTTGCGACTTTGGCCTCTCGCGCGGCTTTGACGCAGAGGCGAACACGGTAGTGCCGGGCGCACAGGAGTTCATGACCGAGTACGTCGCTACCCGCTGGTACCGCGCGCCGGAGATTATGCTTTCGCACCAGAACTACACCACAGCCA TCGACTTGTGGTCCGTCGGATgcatcctcgccgagctcctgggGCGCCGCCCGCTGTTCAAGGGCCGCGACTATGTCGACCAACTCAACCAGATCCTGTACtacctcggcacgccgccagACGACATGctggcgcgcatcgcgagcccgcgtgcgcagcagtACATCAATTCGCTGCCATTCAAGCCCCAAATCCCGTTCGAGCAGCTATACCCCGACGCCAacccgctcgcgctggatttgctgcgccgcctcctcgcgTTCGACCCGGCGGAGCGCATCAcctgcgacgaggcgctccgccATCCCTACCTTGCCGTCTGGCACGACCCCGCGGACGAGCCGACGTGCGGCGCCAAGTTTGACTTTTCCTTCGAGCAGATCGACGACATCGAGGGCATGAAGAAACTCATCCTCAACGAGGTCATTTCGTTCCGCCGCGAAGTGCGCctccaggcgcaggcccgcCAGCAAATGCTCCGCGAGACGTCCGCGCAGGAGGTGCCGCCTGTGGTGCCgaccgccgaggcgatcccGCCGGAAGCCTCGCCGTACGAGCACACACCGCCGAGCGGGTCGCGCCGCCAGGACACGCTCCCGgtgccgtcgcgcgcggaaatcgagcgctcggcgccggaaCAGTCGACGTACTCGATCCTCGGCGAGTCGGTCTCGGCGCAGGGACATCCatgtgccgagcgcaacgAGATGGtcgccgagagcgacgtGATGGAGGACCCGTACGAGTCGCTGAACCGCCAGATCGGTGCGCACCCTGTACAGCAGTATTAG
- a CDS encoding DNA-directed RNA polymerase (COG:B; COG:K; EggNog:ENOG503NYR7) yields the protein MARQSDAVGSRGAATGAPPPPPLSASVRGMRRNWKYAAICQFLITFDEALQLDGFTTQGLEDALDRMQMSYLDALFFKLLHALTQDRHLTEENWGASLRTQWNRRAADDTPLVLGTDEEPVEWTALTLDQQLDTLHALCEWQLENPDRLRRLVGTDEDAISWRVDPAGWDREGNTYWLFDDNRLWVQRVPKRAPKRKAAKQPKRQAKKKAAPPPRPSGRRSSRLSKGAEAEWEEVPPEILKPEDVFDSDSELSQPPSEDESEWVEFETVCVSLQEWKAFLERFASLKHPDERVLYSYLAKEVFPRVEEVLVAEQRKQALEEAMSHRKRSSRIAMKESEREVKERELAEARAARVRAVAELREREEREAREQAETHTRRSREERLRDREERLLARERMAIERSRSDTPADRSESALDRKDTQATDASSDWFLHCEVCGEDAKNPQNADNVVACERCGVWQHTECWDRKDKEQGQPPRNWDKVDFYCGACREHSSHYQSNQVYTTHPQSIGTSHMGNNMPVQDRLLMFMSTRQPVATSAPLTPSYRADYHGSAASHNTFFAPSLEMEPSGRHFMGLPQLHSQPVMPNGAMPSTAPNMPNMSPIALLRRGNGEANELPQDRHAPLLAQYAQEPGGVRRVQPKEAGASESTGATSEPRASENTAPGRTASDTPSGDAPPAGAAPLPPVSMGAPLSISSHASEGTPRSQPVDAHLQAVTGTSPKRAAPSRSPQRSPSGSFPLRRNTLPSPLSRAINPAGSVPPIQLDTPAEALPSAPSAPHTTV from the coding sequence ATGGCGCGGCAGAGTGACGCAGTGGGATCGCGGGGTGCCGCGACAGGAGCGCCCCCGCCCCCGCCGctgagcgcgagcgtgcgtggGATGCGCCGCAACTGGAAGTACGCGGCTATCTGCCAGTTCCTCATCACCtttgacgaggcgctgcagctcgacggGTTCACGACGCAGGGGCTCGaagacgcgctcgaccgcatGCAGATGTcgtacctcgacgcgctgttTTTTAAGCTTCTGCACGCCTTGACGCAGGACCGCCACCTGACGGAGGAGAACTGGGGCGCGAGCCTCCGCACGCAGTGGAatcgccgcgcggcggacgacacgccgctcgtcctgggcacggacgaggagccggTCGAGTGGACcgcgctcacgctcgaccagcagctcgacacgctgcaTGCGCTGTGCGAGTGGCAGCTCGAGAACCCggaccgcctgcgccgcctcgtcggcaccgacgaggacgccATCAGCTGGCGCGTCGACCCTGCGGGCTGGGACCGCGAGGGAAATACCTACTGGCTCTTTGACGACAACCGCCTCtgggtgcagcgcgtgccgaagcgcgcgcccaagcgcaaggcggcgaAGCAGCCCAAGCGCCAGGCCAAGAAAAAGGCGGCGCCCCCACCGCGCCCGTCGggacgccgctcgtcgcgcctgagcaagggcgccgaggcagAGTGGGAGGAGGTGCCCCCAGAGATCCTCAAGCCGGAGGACGTATTTGACAGCGACTCGGAGTTGTCGCAGCCCCCGTCGGAGGACGAAAGCGAGTGGGTGGAATTCGAGACGGTCTGCGTCTCGCTCCAGGAGTGGAAGGCGTTCCTGGAGAGGTTCGCCTCTCTCAAGCACCCAGACGAACGCGTTCTTTACAGCTACCTCGCCAAGGAAGTTTTCCCGCGTGTAGAAGAGGTgctggtcgccgagcagcgcaagcaggcgctcgaggaggccaTGTCGCACCGGaagcgcagcagccgcaTCGCCATGAAGgagagcgagcgcgaggtcaaggagcgcgagctcgccgaggcgcgtgccgcacgtgtgcgcgccgtggccgagctgcgtgagcgcgaggagcgcgaggcgcgtgaaCAGGCCGAGACACAcacacgccgctcgcgcgaagagcgcctgcgcgaccgcgaggagcgcctgctcgcacgcgagcgcatggcgatcgagcgctcgcgcagcgacacgcCCGCGGACCGCAGCGAGTCCGCGCTGGACCGCAAGGATACCCAAGCCACCGACGCGTCCAGCGACTGGTTCCTGCACTGTGAAGTGTGTGGCGAAGACGCCAAGAACCCGCAGAATGCAGATAATGTCGTGGCAtgcgagcgctgcggcgtctGGCAGCACACCGAGTGCTGGGACCGCAAGGACAAGGAGCAGGGACAGCCGCCGCGCAACTGGGACAAGGTCGACTTTTactgcggcgcatgccgcgAGCACTCGTCGCACTACCAGTCAAATCAGGTGTATACCACGCACCCGCAGTCGATTGGCACGTCGCACATGGGCAACAACATGCCGGTCCAGGACCGACTGCTGATGTTTATGTCGACGCGCCAGCCGGTCGCGACCTCGGCACCGCTCACGCCGTCGTACAGGGCCGACTACCACGggtcggccgcgtcgcacaATACGTTCtttgcgccgtcgctcgagaTGGAGCCGTCGGGGCGCCACTTTATGGGCCTGCCCCAGCTCCACTCGCAGCCCGTGATGCCGAACGGGGCGATGCCGAGCACAGCGCCGAATATGCCAAACATGTCACCCATTGCactgctgcggcgcggaaATGGGGAGGCGAACGAGCTCCCGCAGGACCgccatgcgccgctcctcgcgcagtaTGCACAGGAGCCAGGCggtgtgcggcgcgtgcagccAAAAGAGGCCGGTGCGAGTGAGTCTACGGGTGCTACGTCGGAGCCTCGCGCGTCCGAAAACACGGCACCCGGCCGCACGGCGTCGGACACGCCTTccggcgatgcgcccccggccggcgccgctccgCTTCCCCCCGTCTCGATGGGTGCCCCTCTTTCGATCTCTTCCCACGCCAGCgaaggcacgccgcgctcccAGCCAGTGGACGCACACCTGCAGGCCGTGAcgggcacgtcgccgaagcgtgcggcgccctcgcgctcgccgcagcgGTCGCCCTCTGGCTCATTTcccctgcgccgcaacACGCTCCCTTCGCCGCTGTCGCGTGCAATCAATCCGGCTGGCAGTGTCCCCCCCATCcagctcgacacgcccgccgaagcgctcccctctgcgccgagcgccccgCATACCACCGTGTAG
- the CKB1 gene encoding casein kinase 2 regulatory subunit (COG:D; COG:K; COG:T; EggNog:ENOG503NXI9): MASGAPERSAGGVPLHVEPMQQSTSVGAENNDALSELGEEEEIYESETPSESGTEGLTWISWFCSLAGHQYFAEVAEDFIEDDFNLTGLNFLVPFYKEALEMILDIEPQEDSLKIPDVSIVESSAELLYGLIHQRYIITRQGMQQMVDKFEEGHFGVCPRVFCNSQLVLPCGRSDLPGLDTVKLFCPNCLDTYIPPSSRFHGIDGAFFGTTFPHLLLQCYRDLAPSIIAPATTSVSSTPQEDSSPAKDAPMDVSPDASTQPTAKASALTPARLGRKTPHTGIYIPRIYGFRVSEFATSGPRMQWMRLRPHALAELEPR, encoded by the exons ATGGCGTCAGGAGCACCGGAGCGGAGTGCAGGCGGTGTgccgctgcacgtcgagccGATGCAGCAAAGCACCAGCGTTGGAGCTGAAAATAACGATGCGCTTAGTGAGCTGGGCGAAGAGGAGGAAATTTACG AAAGCGAGACGCCGTCCGAGAGCGGGACAGAGGGCCTGACGTGGATCTCGTGGTTCTGCTCGCTGGCAGGGCACCAGTACTTTGCCGAGGTTGCAGAGGACTTTATTGAAGACGATTTTAATCTCACCGGCCTCAATTTTCTGGTGCCCTTCTacaaagaggcgctcgaaATGATCCTCGATATCGAGCCGC AAGAGGACTCGCTCAAGATTCCGGACGTGTCGATCGTGGAATCGTCCGCGGAGCTGCTCTATGGACTGATCCATCAGCGCTATATCATCACCCGGCAAGGAATGCAGCAAATG GTCGACAAGTTCGAAGAGGGGCACTTTGGCGTCTGCCCCCGCGTCTTTTGCAACTCGCAGCTGGTCCTGCCTTGTGGCCGCTCTGATCTGCCGGGCCTCGACACGGTCAAG CTCTTTTGCCCCAACTGCCTTGATACCTACATTCCCCCAAGCAGCCGCTTCCACGGCATTGACG gcgccttCTTTGGCACGACCTTTCCCCACCTGCTCCTACAGTGCTACCGCGATCTGGCCCCTTCGATCATTGCACCCGCCACAACCTCTgtctcgagcacgccgcaaGAGGACAGTTCCCCTGCAAAAGATGCGCCGATGGACGTGTCGCCGGACGCTTCGACACAGCCCACAGCCAAGGCCAGCGCACTGACGCCGGCACGCCTCGGGCGAAAAACGCCGCATACCGGGATCTACATTCCGCGCATCTATGGCTTCCGCGTCAGCGAATTCGCGACCAGCGGGCCGCGCATGCAGTGGATGCGGCTCCGGCCGCACGCCCTCGCTGAGCTCGAACCGAGGTAG